Genomic DNA from Lactuca sativa cultivar Salinas chromosome 8, Lsat_Salinas_v11, whole genome shotgun sequence:
TAACGAGAATGGCTGAAGGTCCTATTGAGCCATCCAAATATCATAGAGCCCTATATCCATGTACAAAGGTACTGCTGATCATAATGATCACTTCATCTTATTAAAATACCTAAAATGCATGTCGCGAATCCTAGGCCACACAAAGTGCCTTTTTAGGATCACGATCACTTTCTCACCCCAACCCCATCCTATTAAAAGCACTCTACTGATAATCACTTTTCATCACTTTCACTCCGTCTTTCTTAAACCTTTCCATGCTCGCCATTCACATATCCATCTAAAACTCTTCATATTCTGATATAATAAACACCATGATTGCATCGGAGAAAAGACACAATACTAATCTCCTGGATGCCTCGTTTTCCTCCTACGCCACCCAAGAACGCTTCATTATTAAACTCAGTCACCCTCAGATCAACCCAAAAAAGAAGGCACAAGACGATGAACTTGGGATTTTTGGAGCCGAGAAGTACTTCACGGGAGCCATAGATGAAGAACTTAACAAGACTGCTCATTATCGAGGTTCAAACAGGCCACAAGAGAAACATGAAGAACCGTGCCCTAAACCTAAACTGACAACTCCCCCGTCTGGGACTCCGAGCGTTCGTTCTGAATCGAGTTGGAACAGCCAGAGAGGGTTATTGGCTAGTAATGGCAACGAACATAGAAAGAAAACCAGGGTCAAGAGCTTGTTTGCTAGTCTTGGTTGCAATTGCAATGACAATGCTTCCGTCAAGGTCACCAACAACAAAGTTCGCGTGAATGAAGCCGTGAAACCGCCTGTTAAAACTGGTGATTTGGCTCACAAAACAAAGTCGTTGTCGAACAGATGGGCTGACGATGATGTTCCCATGAAGAAGTTTGAGTTCGATGAGTTGAATATCAAAAGAGATGACTGCTTCACCTTCCCGGTGTTAAATTCTTCAATGGCAGATGGGAAACATTCGGAGCCACCAGAACTTGAGCTACACTATTCATCGGAGGTATTTGGTTCTCCAGGGAAGAAGTCTTTTAGCCTGGAGAGAAAACTAACAATGTTGAACTGGGACGGAGTGACTCCACGAGCGGACATTATAGACATTTCAAGGAACGGTGGACACAATGACACAGGAAGCGATGCGAGCTCAGACTTATTCGAAATCGAGAGCTTCTCCACTAACGAGAACAACTCGTTTCTTTCTCGCCAAACATTAGAGAATTCTGAAGGAAGGCCAAGCAATGTCAACGGGTATGCACCGAGCGAGGCAAGTGTTGATTGGAGTGTCGTTAC
This window encodes:
- the LOC111896137 gene encoding protein PHYTOCHROME KINASE SUBSTRATE 1, with translation MIASEKRHNTNLLDASFSSYATQERFIIKLSHPQINPKKKAQDDELGIFGAEKYFTGAIDEELNKTAHYRGSNRPQEKHEEPCPKPKLTTPPSGTPSVRSESSWNSQRGLLASNGNEHRKKTRVKSLFASLGCNCNDNASVKVTNNKVRVNEAVKPPVKTGDLAHKTKSLSNRWADDDVPMKKFEFDELNIKRDDCFTFPVLNSSMADGKHSEPPELELHYSSEVFGSPGKKSFSLERKLTMLNWDGVTPRADIIDISRNGGHNDTGSDASSDLFEIESFSTNENNSFLSRQTLENSEGRPSNVNGYAPSEASVDWSVVTACAADFSTADDFAVARTVKAKGDTERVKGSGILSGCHSHKAVRVSGDEYCMTGGGDKVAGIAAPSRREWCRRLDSVTPIAKIHADTKLVGVGSDSNRGQNGFGTTRSVPRMHASKYLYSIQQQ